In Desulfosporosinus youngiae DSM 17734, the genomic stretch GATGAGATTCCATACCCAGACTGCCGGATGCTCGCTTACTGCCCAGCAGCCCTACAATAACGTGGTGCGGACGGCTATTGAAGCTCTGGCCGGTGTTCTCGGCGGCACCCAGTCCCTGCACACCAACTCACTGGACGAAGTTCTGTGCCTGCCTTCAGACCATGCCGTGCAAATTGCCCTGCGGACTCAGCAGATTATCGCTGAAGAAACCGGTGTGGCCAGCACGATTGACCCGCTGGCCGGTTCATATTTTGTGGAAGCGCTGACCAATGAAATGGAAGAAAAAACTTGGGATTATATTCATAAGATCGACGATATGGGAGGTATGATTGCCGCTATCGAGAAGGGCTTCCCGCAGCTGGAAATTTCCGATGCTTCTTATAAATTCCAAAAGCAAATTGATGCTCAGGAAAAAGTCATGATCGGTGTGAACAAGTATGTTCAGGAAGATGAACAGGTTGACATTCCGATCGTAGAAATAGATGACTCTGTGGAAGCGGAACAGCTCAATCGTCTGGCTGAAGTTAAGAGAAAGCGCGACGGACGTAAAGTGGCGGAAACCCTTAAAGATATCGAGGCTGCTTGTAAGAAAGGCGAAAATGTGATGCCTTATTGTATTGAGGCGGTTAAGAGCTATGCCACTGTTCAGGAAATCTGCGATGTTTACAGGGGAGTTTATGGTGAGTACCGCGACCCCGGCATTTACTAAGATTGAGTTCAGAATTAAAGGAGGCAAGTGTGATGGCAGAAAGAAGAATTCGTATACTGTTGTCTAAACCCGGCTTAGACGGCCATGATCGCGGGGCTAAGGTGTTAGCCAGGTGCTTCAGGGATGCCGGTTTTGAGGTGATTTATACCGGATGTCACCAGACTCCGGAGCAAATAGCTGCCGCCGCTATTCAGGAAGATGTTGATCTTGTGGGCTTAAGCTGTTTATCAGGTGCGCACAAGTACTTGTTCCCGCAAGTCGTTAATCTTTTGAAGGAGGAAGGTGCCGATGATATCTGCGTTATCGGCGGGGGGATTATTCCCGAGCAGGATATGCAGCCTCTTTATGACGCGGGACTGAAAGCATTATTTACTCCGGGAGCCAAACTTGATTCACTGGTGGAGTGGATTAATACAAATGTAACTCCAAGGGCGTGAGTGCGATGAAAGAATTAGGACAAAAAGTATTGGCGGGAGATGTGCGTTCAGCCTCTCGCCTCATCAGAAACCTGGAAGATCAAATACCCGGCACCCATGTTGCTATGCAGCAAATTTTTACTAAAACCGGTAATGCCCATGTCATAGGCATTACCGGTGCCCCGGGGGCCGGTAAAAGTACCTTGACAGATGAACTGGTTTTTTCCTGGCGTCAGAGAAACAAGACGGTCGGTGTTCTGGCAGTAGACCCCACCAGTCCCTTTACCGGGGGAGCGCTTTTGGGAGACAGAATCCGTATGCTGCGGCATGCTGAGGATAAAGGGGTATTCTTGCGCAGCCTGGCTACCAGGGGTTCTATGGGCGGCATATCCAAGGCTGTGGGAGAAGCCATCCATGTTATGGATGCTATGGGCAAAGACTCCATAATAATCGAAACTGTCGGGGTGGGGCAGCAAGAGGTAGAAATCATTAATCATGCTCATACTGTAATCGTTGTTCTGGTGCCCGGTATGGGGGATGAAATACAGGCTCTTAAAGCCGGCTTAATGGAGATAGCGGATATCTTTATCATTAATAAGGCAGACCGTGACGGTGCCGCGAACTTGTATAAGGAAGTCTCGAACATGATTCATATGTCTGTTGCCAAAGGTGGTTGGGAAATACCTGTATTACTGGTGGAAAGCGTACAGGAACCTAAAAAATTCGCCGAGAGTGTGTCGGTTGTATGCGATAAGATAGAAGATCATTACCGCTTCCTGGTGGACAATAACCTTTTGTCTGAGCGTTTGCGCCGTAAGACTGCTGCCGAATTTAATGAAGCTTTGTGGGGAGCAATCCTGCAGCCGGTATTAGATGACCTGGATGAAGGCGGAGAAATGGAAAAAATGATTGATACGTTATTGAAAAAAGAAACAGATCCCTATACTCTGGCAGAGGAAGTAGCCGTCAGGTATAAAAACAGGGTTTAAAGGTACAGATCAGAAGGGCGGTGCTTTCTTATCTTTAGCGTTTATTAACACTGGCTTTGAAGGATGTTAGAGCATGAATAAGCGAACAATAAAGGTTCTGCTGGCTAAGGCCGGGATGGATAATCAGAATAAGGAAATCCGCGTTCTGGCTCGTGGTTTAAGAGAACAGGGCGGCATGGATGTTATTTATACAGGTTTGTATTGTTCACTTGAGGAAATAGCTGAAACAGTACTGCGGGAGGCTGTTGATCTGGTGGGGTTATTTGTGCATAACGGTTCCCACCTGGATTTATACCCGCGCTTGCATGATCTGCTGGCTGCCCAAAATACCGGGCATGTTCCGGTTTTCGGAGGGGGCTTGATACCCGAGCGGCACCGGCAGGAGCTTAAAGCTCAAGGGATGGCAGCTGAGATATTCGGGCCAGGCACCTCCACCCGCAGTATAATTGCCTGGATTAATCAGGTGCCGGCTGCCGGTGAGGAAGGAGAAACAGTATGAGAATATTAAAAGAAGATGTTATCATTCCGCTGGGCCGCATGTATTTTATCCCTAAAGAAGACGGCCTGAAAGCGGAGGATTTAATCTTTGAAACAGCCGGCAAATACAGAGTCATTGATAAGCCCGACTGTATTGCCGTGCATAATGACGACTGCTGCAAGAGTATTAAGGTTACTATAAAAATTAAAGATTAAAGATGATAGGATGATTACTCCTGACCCCTGGCATCCCTGTGTTGGTTACCGTTACCTGTTAGGTTCTAAGGTGACCGGATAAAGGTTATGTATGCCGGGGGTTCTTTTATGATTGGTTTTGGATTAGACTTAAGAGTCAAAGGTTCACTATCCGGGACAGAGCTTTTGACTCTTAAGTTTGAGCGGCAGTTGAGAGATTGAACTGAAGGATAAATTCAAATGATATCGAATTATTAAACAGCGAAATAATAGTTGAAGGACAATGGACAAATATAATCAGATAGGAAGTGAAATTAATTGAAAGTTCGGGAAATTATGACCCCTGATCCTTTAACCATAAGTCCCAATCATAAGGTTTGCGAGGTCGTCAATATTTTTATAGCCAATAAGATAGACGGTGCCCCGGTGTTAGACGAAAAGGGTAAATTGGTAGGCCTTTTTACCAAGAGTCATATTTACCGCGCCATAAGCAGGGGCCTGGATATGAATACGAAGGTGGAAGACTTAATGACCCGGAAGATTCTTACGGGTCATCCTGAGGATGAGTTTGGGGACGTACTTAATGCTACGGTGCCCCGGCTGCCCGTTGTGAATGAAAACGGGCAGGTAGTGGGGATCATTACCCGCGGCGATATTGCCAAAGCTTTCTTTAATTCTTATCGCAATATGTCCCTTGAACTTGATACGATTATAAATTCAACTCATAATGCAATTATTTCCGTGGATGAAAAAGGCATAATTAATGTCTGGAATTTGTCGGCCGCCAAGCTGCTGGGTATTGAGGCAGAGGATGCTGCCGGGAAAAGTATACGGGAGGTACTTCCTACCGCTAAACTGATGGATGTAATTCAGACCGGAAAAGTCGAAACTCTTAAGAAAGTAAAACTCAATGACCGTTACTTTATGTCCAATCGTTCTCCGATTAAAAAGGACGGCAAGATTATCGGTGCCGTTGCGGTGCTCCAGGATATCTCCGAGCTGGATAAGATGTCCAAGGAACTGTTCTATGTGAAGGAATTAAATGAGGAGTTGGATGCCATAGTGGAATCATCCTTTGACGGGTTATTTATAACTGACGGCAAAGGAAAAATCCTGCGCTATAATAAGGCTTTTGAACAGCTGACGGGCATCAATGCCCATGAATACCTGGGACTAAGTGTGGAGGACATCAGAAGAGACGGCATTATTTCTGAACCTGTAACCTGCCATGTCTTGGAGAAGAAGAAATCCATCACGATTATGCAGACAAGTAAAACCGGCAAACTTACGCTGACTACGGGAAACCCGGTCATAGATGCAAGCGGCGAAATAATCAGGGTTGTCTGCAATGTCAGAGATATCACTGAATTAAATCTCTTGAAACACCAGCTGAAAAAAGCCCAGGGGCTAAGCCAGCACTATGAAAACCAGCTTCGCACCTTGAGGCTGCGCTATGATAATACCGAAAGCCTGGTGGTTAGCTCGGCTAAGATGAGGCAGCTGTTGGATATGGTGATCAGGCTGGCCTCAGTTGATTCTACTATTTTAATCATGGGTGAATCAGGTACCGGTAAGGAACTGATAGCCGAGACAATTCACAGCAACAGCTCACGCCGGGATAAACCGTTTATTAAGGTGAACTGCGGTGCTATCCCTGAAAATTTATTGGAATCGGAATTATTCGGCTATGATGGCGGGGCCTTTACCGGGGCCAAACGGGAAGGTAAATCAGGATATATTGAACTGGCTTCCGGAGGGACTTTATTCCTGGATGAAATTGGTGAAATGCCGCTGAATTTACAGGTTAAGGTGCTGCGGTTCTTGCAAAACAAAGAAATTATCCGGGTCGGGGGATCAAGTGTTATTAATGTGGATGTGCGCATTGTCGCCGCTACAAACAGGGATCTGTTGGAAATGGTGCAGCATAAGCAGTTTCGCGAGGATCTTTATTACCGGTTAAATGTAGTGCCTGTGTGTGTCCCGCCCCTGCGCGGCCGCAAAGATGATATCCCCCCGCTGGCGGCACATTTCGTAGAGGTATTTAACTACAAATATAAAAAGAATAAAAAGATATCACAGAGTGTGGTTGATATTCTGATGCAGTATGACTGGCCCGGCAATATCAGAGAATTGGAAAACCTGATTGAGAGAATGGTTGTTACGACCATAGATGATAACATCACCGGCGAGGATTTGCCTTCCTTCCTGCGGGATAAAGTTGGGAGCAGTTCCTCATATATTATTGTTTCGGGGATAGTGCCCTTAAGGGATGCTGTAGAAAGTGTGGAGAAGCAGCTGTTGGAAAGAGTTTATGCCAACTATCGAACGACCAGGCAGATGGCTAAGGAATTAAAAGTTGATGCCTCTACTGTGGTCAGAAAGGCAGCAAAGTATTGTATTATCAGGGATTCCTGACTATGATGCGGATCTTAATTTTATGGAAATCGAGGGATTTAAAAATGAGGCTGGGTTAAACCGCTTTATATTGTCACGATCTGCTGCCAAGGGGATACCGGAGGGGTGCAACATCTTTTTTGTACACTCAAGGCATGTGGAATCTATTTCAGCAGAGCAGGCACCGGCAGAAAAAGGCCGGTGCTTGCTCTGTAGTTTGAGTATGGCGGGCAGATGGTTTATAATGGAAATTAATTAAAGTGAAGAGAAAGAGGTTTGTCAATGAACATTGAGCCGGTAATCACCATAAGAGATCTTAAAATGCGATTTGGTTCGAAAGAAGTACTAAAGGGGATTAACCTGGAGGTATTCAGGGGCCAGATTATCGGATATATTGGGCCGAATGGGGCGGGAAAGAGCACCACTGTTAAAATCCTGATGGGTTTGGCAGATGGGTACGACGGTGAAATAAGAATTTTTGGAGAGAATATCTCTGAGGGTAAGGTGGAATATAAACGAAAAATAGGTTACGTGCCTGAGACGGTGGAGATCTTCGAAAACCTGACAGCCTATGAATACCTTACATTTATTGGAGAGGTTTACGGGCTTGGTTTGGAACAGGTAAATAATAAGGCCAAAAAGCTCATGGCTTTACTTGGTATAGAAGAAGTCTATCATACAAGAATATCGGCGTACTCAAAAGGTATGAAGCAAAAGCTTCTGATTATCTCCAGTATTATTCATAATCCGGATATTTTGTTTCTGGATGAACCATTAAGCGGGCTGGATGCAAATAGTGTGATGATTGTAAAAGAGATTCTGGCCGAACTGGCGGCTTTGGGTAAAACTATATTCTATTCTTCACATATTATGGACGTTGTGGAGAAGATTAGCAGCAGAATAATCTTAATCAATGAGGGACAAATAGTTGCGGACGGAAGCTTTGACGAACTTAAAGAACAGAGCAGTCAAGGCTCGCTTGAACAGATATTTAACCAATTGACCGGCTTTAATAGGCATAAGGAGATTGCCTATGAATTCATCAAAGAATTACAGGGAGTTTAACTGATGAAGGATTTTTGGATTTTAAAGGTCCTGGATTTTTTTAGTTTTTTCTACAGAGTCATGGGAATCGATTATGGGGTAATGAGAAAAATATTGCAAATTAAGCTGATCATGGACCAGAGACGGGCACCTTCGATACTGATCGGTTCTAAACATAAAGATCAAGAAAACACTTTCAAGAAGTCACTAATAATGTATGGATTTATGGGCGTCATTCTTGTCCTGATTCTCCTGCCCCCCTTACCCCTTTTCTTAAAAATGAACCTA encodes the following:
- a CDS encoding cobalamin-dependent protein (Presence of a B(12) (cobalamin)-binding domain implies dependence on cobalamin itself, in one of its several forms, or in some unusual lineages, dependence on a cobalamin-like analog.), whose protein sequence is MNKRTIKVLLAKAGMDNQNKEIRVLARGLREQGGMDVIYTGLYCSLEEIAETVLREAVDLVGLFVHNGSHLDLYPRLHDLLAAQNTGHVPVFGGGLIPERHRQELKAQGMAAEIFGPGTSTRSIIAWINQVPAAGEEGETV
- a CDS encoding cobalamin B12-binding domain-containing protein, which encodes MAERRIRILLSKPGLDGHDRGAKVLARCFRDAGFEVIYTGCHQTPEQIAAAAIQEDVDLVGLSCLSGAHKYLFPQVVNLLKEEGADDICVIGGGIIPEQDMQPLYDAGLKALFTPGAKLDSLVEWINTNVTPRA
- a CDS encoding sigma-54-dependent Fis family transcriptional regulator, encoding MKVREIMTPDPLTISPNHKVCEVVNIFIANKIDGAPVLDEKGKLVGLFTKSHIYRAISRGLDMNTKVEDLMTRKILTGHPEDEFGDVLNATVPRLPVVNENGQVVGIITRGDIAKAFFNSYRNMSLELDTIINSTHNAIISVDEKGIINVWNLSAAKLLGIEAEDAAGKSIREVLPTAKLMDVIQTGKVETLKKVKLNDRYFMSNRSPIKKDGKIIGAVAVLQDISELDKMSKELFYVKELNEELDAIVESSFDGLFITDGKGKILRYNKAFEQLTGINAHEYLGLSVEDIRRDGIISEPVTCHVLEKKKSITIMQTSKTGKLTLTTGNPVIDASGEIIRVVCNVRDITELNLLKHQLKKAQGLSQHYENQLRTLRLRYDNTESLVVSSAKMRQLLDMVIRLASVDSTILIMGESGTGKELIAETIHSNSSRRDKPFIKVNCGAIPENLLESELFGYDGGAFTGAKREGKSGYIELASGGTLFLDEIGEMPLNLQVKVLRFLQNKEIIRVGGSSVINVDVRIVAATNRDLLEMVQHKQFREDLYYRLNVVPVCVPPLRGRKDDIPPLAAHFVEVFNYKYKKNKKISQSVVDILMQYDWPGNIRELENLIERMVVTTIDDNITGEDLPSFLRDKVGSSSSYIIVSGIVPLRDAVESVEKQLLERVYANYRTTRQMAKELKVDASTVVRKAAKYCIIRDS
- the meaB gene encoding methylmalonyl Co-A mutase-associated GTPase MeaB gives rise to the protein MKELGQKVLAGDVRSASRLIRNLEDQIPGTHVAMQQIFTKTGNAHVIGITGAPGAGKSTLTDELVFSWRQRNKTVGVLAVDPTSPFTGGALLGDRIRMLRHAEDKGVFLRSLATRGSMGGISKAVGEAIHVMDAMGKDSIIIETVGVGQQEVEIINHAHTVIVVLVPGMGDEIQALKAGLMEIADIFIINKADRDGAANLYKEVSNMIHMSVAKGGWEIPVLLVESVQEPKKFAESVSVVCDKIEDHYRFLVDNNLLSERLRRKTAAEFNEALWGAILQPVLDDLDEGGEMEKMIDTLLKKETDPYTLAEEVAVRYKNRV
- a CDS encoding ABC transporter ATP-binding protein translates to MNIEPVITIRDLKMRFGSKEVLKGINLEVFRGQIIGYIGPNGAGKSTTVKILMGLADGYDGEIRIFGENISEGKVEYKRKIGYVPETVEIFENLTAYEYLTFIGEVYGLGLEQVNNKAKKLMALLGIEEVYHTRISAYSKGMKQKLLIISSIIHNPDILFLDEPLSGLDANSVMIVKEILAELAALGKTIFYSSHIMDVVEKISSRIILINEGQIVADGSFDELKEQSSQGSLEQIFNQLTGFNRHKEIAYEFIKELQGV